A genomic region of Arachis stenosperma cultivar V10309 chromosome 9, arast.V10309.gnm1.PFL2, whole genome shotgun sequence contains the following coding sequences:
- the LOC130947556 gene encoding probable cyclic nucleotide-gated ion channel 20, chloroplastic, with the protein MESFNREASGVRDTGPLHSVRIASPFRQVSGPLYATNGTGDILQQNIVVTGNIVVQSNTRTFSAFHRTSQHHWNNNSNRRKEYLLMSGQLGMCNDPCCTACPAYLKVAQHEYSRISNTFGQKFHNDHDGDFKGFTRKVFSFCSSCIHGVINPHTKVVQQWKMILATFCMVAVFLDPLFFFLFYVQKDLKCIDIDWKFNTTLVLFRSLNDFIYFLNILLQFRLAYISPESTMLGARDLVDHPKKIAQRYLRGYFFLDLFVIIPIPQIMMLFVVPNYLGSSGMNYTKNLLRAAILVQYIPKLLGFLPLLRDQSPTGFIFSTVWESFFIHLLVFMLSGHVVGANWYLFGLQRVNQCLRDACRNSNITGCIEFIDCGYRRLSNQTSHHWNNNVNATACFSSLPAGAFTFGIYANVAPLVIHKNFIKKYVYALFWGFQQICTLAGNQTPSSFEWEVLFVMSIIGLGLFHLAVLIGHLQSSSQGLVQRRVENKLRESAVEEWMSDCCLPEDLKWRVRQSETYNWAATRGVKEEMLMENMSEDLQRDIRRHLFKFIKKVRIIALMDEPIFDAICERLRRRVYTRGSNILCRGGLVEKIVFVLHGKLESIEEDGTRVCLFNEDACGEELLIWCLENSLVSTDDKKLPPEWRLLSSRTVTCLTDVKAFSLRAVDLEEIITRFTRFLQSPRTLAAIRYESPYWRSLGASRIQAAWRDKKNRLRAASQAN; encoded by the exons ATGGAGTCATTTAACAGAGAAGCTAGTGGTGTGAGGGACACTGGTCCACTTCACAGTGTGAGAATAGCCTCCCCCTTTCGACAAGTGAGTGGTCCACTATATGCCACCAATGGAACTGGAGATATATTGCAGCAGAATATAGTTGTGACAGGAAACATTGTAGTGCAGAGCAATACAAGAACTTTTTCTGCTTTCCACAGAACAAGTCAACATCACTGGAATAACAACAGTAATAGGAGAAAAGAATACTTATTGATGTCCGGGCAATTGGGAATGTGTAATGATCCATGTTGTACTGCCTGCCCTGCTTACTTAAAGGTTGCTCAGCATGAATACTCAAGAATATCGAATACCTTTGGTCAAAAG TTTCATAACGATCATGATGGAGATTTCAAGGGTTTTACTAGAAAAGTTTTCTCTTTCTGCTCTTCATGTATTCATGGTGTTATCAATCCTCACACTAAAGTTGTACAACAATGGAAGATGATTCTAGCTACTTTTTGCATGGTTGCAGTTTTTCTAGAtccattatttttcttcttattctatGTACAAAAG GATTTGAAGTGTATTGATATTGACTGGAAATTTAATACGACCCTTGTTTTATTTAGAAGTTTAAatgattttatatatttcttgAACATTCTTCTCCAG TTTAGGTTGGCATATATTTCACCTGAGTCAACAATGCTTGGTGCAAGAGATTTAGTTGACCATCCAAAGAAAATTGCTCAACGTTACTTGCGTGGCTATTTTTTTCTGGACTTGTTTGTTATAATTCCTATACCTCAG ATAATGATGTTGTTTGTTGTTCCAAACTACTTGGGTTCCTCAGGAATGAATTATACTAAGAATCTTCTGCGTGCGGCTATTCTTGTTCAGTATATCCCCAAATTATTGGGGTTTCTACCTCTGCTACGTGATCAGTCTCCAACAGGGTTCATATTTTCAACGGTCTGGGAAAGTTTCTTTATACATCTTCTCGTTTTTATGCTATCTGGACATGTTGTTGGGGCTAATTGGTACCTCTTTGGTCTACAG AGAGTTAATCAATGTTTGCGTGATGCCTGTCGTAATTCTAATATTACTGGATGCATCGAATTCATAGACTGTGGATATAGGCGTTTGTCAAACCAGACATCACATCATTGGAATAACAATGTGAATGCTACTGCCTGTTTTAGTTCCTTGCCTGCCGGTGCTTTTACTTTTGGGATCTATGCTAACGTTGCACCACTTGTTATACATAAAAACTTCATCAAGAAATATGTATATGCACTGTTCTGGGGCTTTCAG CAAATCTGTACTCTTGCTGGTAATCAAACCCCAAGCTCTTTTGAGTGGGAAGTCCTGTTCGTGATGAGCATCATAGGATTAGGACTGTTCCATTTAGCGGTTCTCATTGGACACTTACAAAGCAGTAGTCAAGGTCTTGTACAGAG GAGAGTTGAAAACAAACTTAGAGAAAGTGCTGTTGAGGAATGGATGAGTGATTGCTGCTTACCAGAAGATCTAAAATG GAGAGTAAGACAGTCCGAAACGTATAATTGGGCTGCAACTAGAGGGGTTAAAGAAGAAATGCTTATGGAGAATATGTCAGAGGATCTCCAAAGAGACATTAGACGGCATCTCTTCAAATTTATCAAGAAA GTTCGAATTATTGCCTTGATGGATGAGCCCATCTTTGATGCCATTTGTGAGAGATTAAGGCGACGTGTATACACTAGAGGAAGTAATATATTGTGTCGCGGTGGTTTGGTCGAGAAGATAGTCTTTGTTCTGCATGGAAAACTAGAGAGCATTGAAGAAGATGGAACTAGAGTTTGCTTATTCAACGAGGATGCTTGTGGTGAAGAACTATTGATATGGTGTCTTGAAAATTCTTTAGTTAGCACAG ATGACAAAAAATTGCCCCCTGAATGGAGGTTGCTTAGCAGTAGGACGGTAACATGCTTAACCGACGTCAAGGCCTTTTCACTTCGAGCTGTTGACCTTGAAGAAATAATAACCCGTTTCACAAGATTCTTGCAGAGTCCGAGGACGCTAGCAGCCATAAG GTATGAATCGCCTTATTGGAGATCCCTTGGAGCAAGTCGAATTCAGGCTGCATGGAGAGACAAAAAGAATCGACTACGTGCTGCTTCACAAGCAAATTAG